One stretch of Haladaptatus sp. R4 DNA includes these proteins:
- the dnaJ gene encoding molecular chaperone DnaJ — protein sequence MSEDFYDVLGVSRDADEDEIKKAYRKKAAEYHPDVSDDPDADEKFKKVKKAKEVLSDDEKRQAYDQMGHDRFEQAEKRGGFDGGRGPGGAGQGNPFGGGGGMGGMGDIFNEFFGGGGGGRRNPNRPRQGANLRTGMEIDLEEAFEGVTKQISVRRPERCAACNGEGHPPDADVNTCSECNGQGQVTQVQQTPFGRVQQSQTCPRCNGDGQQYSETCNDCGGDGVVQREAKLKVDIPAGIADGQTLQMEREGAPGENGGPKGDLLIEVAVREHPDFEREGDNLYYRTALSFPQVVFGDKIEVSTLSGSVEMDVPKGTQSGETFRLRGKGMPRLRRRGNGDLFVKVQVVTPDSMNDEQREALEQFAEAGGEEVNVEKGFFERIKSSF from the coding sequence ATGAGCGAGGACTTCTACGACGTACTCGGTGTAAGTCGGGACGCCGACGAGGACGAGATCAAGAAGGCGTATCGTAAGAAAGCCGCCGAGTATCACCCGGACGTGAGCGACGACCCGGACGCCGACGAGAAGTTCAAGAAGGTGAAAAAGGCAAAGGAGGTGCTCTCGGACGACGAGAAGCGCCAAGCCTACGACCAGATGGGTCACGACCGGTTCGAACAGGCCGAAAAGCGCGGCGGGTTCGACGGCGGTCGCGGACCCGGCGGTGCCGGTCAGGGCAACCCGTTCGGCGGCGGCGGTGGCATGGGCGGCATGGGCGACATCTTCAACGAGTTCTTCGGCGGCGGCGGTGGCGGCCGTCGCAACCCGAACCGTCCTCGACAGGGTGCGAACCTCCGAACCGGCATGGAGATCGACCTCGAAGAGGCGTTCGAGGGCGTGACGAAGCAGATATCGGTTCGACGGCCGGAGCGTTGTGCTGCCTGTAACGGCGAGGGCCATCCGCCGGACGCGGACGTGAACACCTGTTCGGAGTGTAACGGACAGGGACAGGTTACGCAAGTACAACAGACGCCGTTCGGTCGCGTCCAGCAGTCACAAACCTGCCCGCGCTGTAACGGCGACGGCCAACAGTATTCGGAGACGTGCAACGATTGCGGCGGCGACGGCGTCGTCCAGCGGGAGGCGAAACTCAAAGTGGACATCCCGGCGGGAATCGCCGACGGACAGACCCTTCAGATGGAACGCGAGGGCGCACCGGGTGAGAACGGCGGCCCGAAGGGCGACCTGCTCATCGAGGTCGCGGTGCGCGAGCATCCCGACTTCGAGCGCGAGGGAGACAACCTGTACTATCGGACGGCGTTGTCGTTCCCGCAGGTCGTCTTCGGCGACAAGATCGAGGTGTCGACGCTCTCGGGGTCTGTCGAGATGGACGTGCCGAAGGGGACCCAGAGCGGCGAGACGTTCCGCTTGCGAGGCAAGGGGATGCCGCGTCTCCGACGCCGCGGAAACGGCGACCTCTTCGTGAAGGTGCAGGTCGTCACGCCGGACTCGATGAACGACGAACAGCGCGAGGCGTTGGAGCAGTTCGCGGAGGCAGGCGGCGAAGAGGTGAACGTCGAGAAGGGCTTCTTCGAGCGAATCAAGAGCAGTTTCTGA